In Palaemon carinicauda isolate YSFRI2023 chromosome 41, ASM3689809v2, whole genome shotgun sequence, the following are encoded in one genomic region:
- the LOC137632209 gene encoding golgin subfamily A member 6-like protein 26, with amino-acid sequence EELKKLKEELEKLEKEFERLEKLEEELEKLEKLEEELEKLEKLEEELEKLEEELKKLEEELKKLEEEPEKLEEEPEKLEEELEKLEEELEKLEKLEEELEKLEKLEEELEKLEEELEKLKEELKKLEEEPEKLEEELEKLKEKLEKLEEELEKLEKLEEELEKLEKLEEGLEKLGKLEEELEKL; translated from the coding sequence GAGGAGCTGAAGAAGCTGAAAGAGGAGCTGGAGAAGCTTGAAAAGGAGTTCGAGAGGCTGGAAAAGTTGGAAGAGGAACTTGAGAAGCTGGAAAAGTTGGAAGAGGAGCTTGAGAAACTGGAAAAGTTGGAAGAGGAGCTGGAGAAGCTGGAAGAGGAGCTGAAGAAATTGGAAGAGGAGCTGAAGAAGCTGGAAGAGGAGCCAGAGAAGCTGGAAGAGGAGCCAGAGAAGCTGGAAGAGGAGCTTGAGAAGCTGGAAGAGGAGCTTGAGAAGCTGGAAAAGTTGGAAGAGGAGCTTGAGAAACTGGAAAAGTTGGAAGAGGAGCTGGAGAAGCTGGAAGAGGAGCTGGAGAAACTGAAAGAGGAGCTGAAGAAGCTGGAAGAGGAGCCAGAGAAGCTGGAAGAGGAGCTTGAGAAGCTGAAAGAGAAGCTGGAAAAGTTGGAAGAGGAGCTTGAGAAGCTGGAAAAGTTGGAAGAGGAGCTGGAGAAGCTGGAAAAGTTGGAAGAGGGGCTGGAGAAGCTGGGAAAGTTGGAAGAGGAGCTTGAGAAGCTATAA
- the LOC137632208 gene encoding uncharacterized protein codes for GAGETVRGAEELKEELEKLKKEFERLEKLEEELEKLEEELEKLEKLEEELEKLEEQLEKLQEELEKLEKLEEELEKLEKLEEELEKLQEELKKLEEELGKLEEELKKLKKELEKLEEELKKLKKELEKLKKELEKLEEELEKLEEELEKLKELGKLEEELEKLKEELEKLEEELEKLKEELGKLEEELEKLKEELGKLEEELEKLKEELEKLEKLKEELEKLEEELEKLEEELNKLKEELEKLEEELNKLKEELEKLEEELEKLEEELKKLEEELEKLEEELEKLEEELESQNEMLEILEEVLEKMDELERQDKMMKMLQRQHLIMEYQVFGDISSIHLKTQLLTNVNNPLSITLNCFLKARKAFANWEAKLIPDTIRFANVLNKAWKLSPSITVLSLQFIQHKLIMAKLLKPSRLDTDPSSSNAAKEWKHWHRTFTNFIEESGDAAPDKLRALVNCVSSSVYELIEDCSTFESAIAKLDSVYVKLPNEIFARHVLATRRQQSGESIDEFLRELHKLSKDCNFQPVTAEQYRQELVRDAFINGIASVFIRQRLLENKSLNLETAHSQARTLDLAQRSADAYASPPVPHTAALVPERQAQPTGDQQQHPTQEGAEGSSPGGSAVAAAYLSKRKCYFCGNALHSTGRVSCPARNATCNKCGKTGHFAKVCKSKISGSTTATLYNTTLPNNLSHAATNITVNGHSLKALVDSCSSDSFIREEVAQRLNLTVVPASSAVSMASKSFNASSSGFVIADLVHLDQRYPCIQLGVLKDLCCDVILGYDFQKQHQSVSFQYEGKRPSLKITGAKPVCLLATADIDEPSLFPNLPRQCKPIAVKSRRYSQDDQLFVKDQISHLLSEGIIEPSISPWRAQVVVVKDPLDRHKKRLCIDYSQTINQYTELDAYPLPRIEDMVHDLAKYKVFSTFDLKSAYHQISIKESERKYTAFEGGASQAEHDENVQNFLEVVQKRNLTLNEGKSVISVPTINVLGYCVGNNVIKPDPDRLRPLQELPPPTNMGSLRRAQGLFAYYAKWIPGFSDTIHPLVNTKTFPLSEPALAAFNSLKKQLMDVSLRAVDESLPFVVECDASEVAVSAVLNQGGRPVAFMSRTLQGSELHYPAVEKEATAIIEAVRKWSHFLARRHFTLITDQRSVMFMLDSRKRTKIKNNKIQEWRLELASYSYTIQYRPGKQNIAPDTLTRAYCCSISSMSSLTDIHENLCHPGVTRLLHFVRSKNLPFSTDDVKRVCASCRICAQQKPKFHRPGKGVLIKATQPMERLSIDFKGPLPSTTSNKYILTVVDEYSRFPFVFPCPNMHSKTVIKCLESIFILCGMPSFIHSDQGASFMSQELKLYLSQKGVATSRTTPYHPMGNGQVERYNGIIWKSICLVLESRGLKTQHWEIVLPEVLHSVRSLLCTATNETPHERFFRFQRRSSLGSTLPSWLLTPGPVLLRRHVRSSKHEPLTEEVQLMDANSMYANVKYPDGRESTVSTRDLAPSPAGATSPVHHVEPSGETESPDTTEVQDTQTHDNRDCHESSEPTEIRRSTRVSRPPDRYGWD; via the exons GGAGCTGGAGAAACTGTAAGAGGAGCTGAAGAGCTGAAAGAGGAGCTGGAGAAGCTGAAAAAGGAGTTTGAGAGGCTGGAAAAGTTGGAAGAGGAGCTTGAAAAGCTGGAAGAGGAACTTGAGAAGCTGGAAAAGTTGGAAGAGGAGCTTGAAAAGCTGGAAGAGCAACTTGAGAAGCTGCAAGAAGAGCTTGAGAAGCTGGAAAAGTTGGAAGAGGAGCTTGAGAAACTGGAAAAGTTGGAAGAGGAGCTTGAGAAGCTGCAAGAGGAGCTGAAGAAATTGGAAGAGGAGCTGGGAAAGCTGGAAGAGGAGCTGAAGAAGCTGAAAAAGGAGCTGGAGAAGCTGGAAGAGGAGCTGAAGAAGCTGAAAAAGGAGCTGGAGAAGCTGAAAAAGGAGCTGGAGAAGCTGGAAGAGGAGCTGGAGAAGCTGGAAGAGGAACTGGAGAAACTGAAAGAGCTGGGGAAGCTGGAAGAGGAGCTGGAGAAACTGAAAGAGGAGCTGGAGAAGCTGGAAGAGGAGCTGGAAAAACTGAAAGAGGAGCTGGGGAAGCTGGAAGAGGAACTGGAGAAACTGAAAGAGGAGCTGGGGAAGCTGGAAGAGGAGCTGGAGAAACTGAAAGAGGAGCTGGAGAAGCTGGAAAAACTGAAAGAGGAGCTGGAAAAATTGGAAGAGGAGCTGGAGAAGCTGGAAGAGGAGCTAAATAAGCTGAAAGAGGAGCTGGAGAAGCTGGAAGAGGAGCTGAATAAGCTGAAAGAGGAGCTGGAGAAGCTGGAAGAGGAGCTGGAGAAGCTGGAAGAGGAGCTGAAGAAGCTGGAAGAGGAGCTGGAGAAGCTGGAAGAGGAGCTGGAGAAGCTGGAAGAAGAGCTGGAGAGTCAGAATGAGATGCTGGAGATATTGGAAGAGGTGCTGGAGAAGATGGATGAGCTGGAGCGTCAGGACAAGATGATGAAGATGCTGCAGAG ACAACACCTCATCATGGAATACCAGGTGTTCGGTGATATCAGCAGCATCCACCTCAAGACCCAGCTGCTTACTAACGTCAACAATCCTCTTAGTATCACCCTCAACTGTTTCCTTAAAGCCAGGAAAGCATTCGCCAACTGGGAGGCAAAGCTTATCCCAGACACCATTCGT tttgctaatgtgttgaataaagcttggaaattatcaccaagtattactgtactttcattacaatttattcaaCACAAACTCATCATGGCTAAGTTACTGAAGCCGTCCAGACTGGACACGGATCCCAGCTCGTCCAATGCAGCCAAAGAGTGGAAGCACTGGCATAGAACATTCACTAATTTCATAGAAGAAAGTGGAGATGCTGCACCAGACAAGTTGAGGGCATTAGTGAATTGTGTGTCCTCGAGTGTATATGAACTGATCGAAGACTGTAGTACTTTTGAGAGTGCAATCGCTAAACTGGATAGTGTTTATGTcaagttgccaaatgagatttttgCTAGACATGTTTTAGCGACGCGACGACAGCAGTCAGGAGAATCCATTGACGAATTTCTGCGTGAGTTACATAAACTTAGCAAAGACTGCAACTTCCAGCCAGTCACAGCAGAACAATATCGGCAAGAGCTAGTACGTGATGCATTTATCAATGGTATTGCCTCAGTATTTATTCGTCAGCGGTTACTAGAGAATAAGTCACTGAATCTGGAAACTGCACACAGTCAAGCTCGTACGTTGGATCTTGCCCAGCGCAGTGCCGACGCATATGCATCGCCACCTGTTCCTCATACTGCTGCTTTAGTTCCAGAGCGGCAGGCGCAGCCAACCGGTGACCAGCAGCAACATCCAACGCAAGAGGGAGCTGAAGGAAGTTCACCGGGAGGTTCAGCTGTTGCCGCTGCCTACTtatcaaagagaaaatgttatttttgtggtaaTGCACTTCACAGTACAGGTAGAGTGAGTTGTCCCGCACGTAATGCCACATGCAACAAATGCGGTAAAACAGGCCATTTTGCAAAAGTCTGTAAATCGAAAATTTCAGGTAGTACCACTGCTACATTGTATAATACCACTTTACCAAATAATCTTTCACATGCAGCTACAAACATCACTGTAAATGGCCACTCATTGAAGGCACTAGTCGATTCTTGTAGCTCAGATAGTTTTATACGTGAGGAAGTAGCGCAGAGACTAAACCTGACAGTAGTCCCTGCAAGCTCAGCGGTCTCAATGGCATCAAAATCGTTCAATGCTAGTTCCTCTGGATTTGTCATAGCAGACTTGGTTCACCTTGATCAGAGATATCCCTGTATACAGCTAGGGGTCCTGAAGGATTTGTGTTGTGATGTCATTTTGGGTTATGATTTCCAAAAGCAACACCAGAGCGTGAGTTTTCAATATGAAGGGAAAAGACCAAGTTTGAAGATAACTGGCGCCAAACCTGTTTGTTTACTAGCGACAGCTGACATAGATGAACCGTCATTGTTTCCGAACTTACCTCGACAGTGTAAACCCATTGCAGTCAAATCCAGACGCTATAGTCAAGATGACCAGCTGTTTGTAAAAGACCAAATTTCACATTTACTATCTGAAGGTATCATCGAACcaagtatatccccttggagggcaCAGGTTGTAGTAGTCAAAGATCCACTTGACAGGCATAAAAAGAGACTTTGTATTGATTATTCACAGACCATTAACCAATACACAGAACTAGATGCTTATCCCCTCCCAAGGATAGAGGATATGGTACATGACCTTGCTAAATATAAGGTGTTTTCCACATTTGACTTGAAGAGTGCATATCACCAAATCAGCATTAAAGAGAGTGAGAGGAAGTACACTGCTTTTGAAG gtggagcatctcaggctgaacatgatgaaaacgttcaaaactTCTTGGAGGTGGTTCAGAAACGGAACCTTACCCTCAATGAAGGGAAATCGGTTATTTCTGTTCCTACAATCAATGTTCTAGGGTATTGTGTCGGGAATAATGTTATAAAGCCTGACCCAGACAGATTACGTCCCCTTCAAGAATTACCGCCTCCCACAAATATGGGCTCACTGCGAAGAGCTCAAGGATTGTTTGCCTATTATGCCAAATGGATCCCTGGTTTTTCTGACACGATACATCCCTTAGTGAACACAAAAACTTTTCCACTGAGCGAGCCAGCACTAGCTgctttcaattctttaaaaaaacaacttATGGATGTTTCACTGCGGGCTGTGGATGAGAGTCTTCCTTTTGTTGTAGAGTGTGATGCTTCGGAAGTTGCTGTCTCCGCAGTCTTGAATCAGGGTGGCCGCCCAGTAGCTTTTATGTCGAGAACGCTCCAGGGTAGCGAGTTGCATTATCCAGCAGTGGAAAAAGAGGCCACAGCTATTATTGAAGCGGTTCGCAAGTGGAGCCATTTCTTAGCGAGACGACATTTTACTCTGATTACTGATCAAAGATCGGTGATGTTCATGTTAGACAGCAGGAAGCGAACTAAAATAAAGAACAACAAGATACAAGAGTGGAGGTTGGAGCTGGCATCCTACAGCTATACTATACAGTATCGTCCAGGGAAACAGAATATTGCACCGGACACCCTGACTCGTGCCTATTGTTGTTCTATTTCCTCAATGTCAAGTCTCACTGACATCCATGAGAACCTCTGCCATCCTGGCGTCACTCGCCTTTTGCACTTTGTGCGATCCAAAAACCTCCCATTTTCAACAGATGACGTGAAAAGAGTGTGTGCTTCTTGTAGAATTTGTGCCCAACAAAAACCAAAATTCCATCGTccaggaaaaggagtcctcataaAGGCCACCCAGCCAATGGAACGTCTTAGCATTGATTTCAAGGGGCCTCTGCCCTCTACCACGAGCAATAAGTACATTCTTACGGTTGTTGACGAGTATTCACGTTTCCCCTTTGTGTTTCCCTGTCCAAACATGCATTCGAAAACAGTGATCAAATGTCTTGAATCTATCTTTATCCTTTGTGGAATGCCTAGTTTCATTCATTCAGATCAAGGTGCTTCTTTCATGTCCCAAGAACTGAAACTGTACCTTTCTCAGAAGGGGGTTGCAACCAGCAGAACGACACCTTATCATCCGATGGGCAACGGCCAGGTTGAGAGATATAATGGTATTATTTGGAAATCTATTTGTTTAGTACTCGAAAGTCGTGGCTTGAAGACACAACACTGGGAGATAGTACTTCCTGAGGTTTTGCACTCAGTTAGGTCGCTCTTATGTACAGCAACTAATGAGACACCTCATGAACGTTTTTTCAGGTTTCAGCGACGCTCTAGTCTTGGAAGTACATTACCGTCATGGCTTTTGACTCCTGGACCTGTACTATTGCGACGGCATGTTAGGTCTAGCAAACATGAACCGTTAACTGAAGAGGTTCAACTCATGGATGCAAACTCAATGTATGCAAATGTCAAATATCCAGATGGTAGAGAATCAACTGTGTCTACCCGTGACTTAGCCCCAAGTCCTGCAGGTGCAACGTCTCCTGTACACCATGTTGAACCATCAGGAGAGACGGAGTCCCCAGATACAACTGAAGTGCAGGATACACAAACTCATGATAACCGTGATTGTCATGAATCCAGTGAGCCCACTGAGATAAGAAGGTCCACTCGTGTGTCAAGGCCGCCTGATCGCTATGGATGGGATTAA